In one window of Kitasatospora sp. MMS16-BH015 DNA:
- a CDS encoding C40 family peptidase — protein sequence MTRRLLPTLLLALTGVLGLLPAAAAAPDLAPETAPAAGLLSPADDPYPSEEEIARSRAEADARATDSTAIEARLTAAQADLEQAGRVAEQAVEAYNGAQARLAKARTAATAAAAKAKTTEAERAEAADRAAELAAETYRQGAGPELSALNAMLAADGPRSLTERAAAVGIAGARTRDILDAATGTAAAAAKAETEARDSVTAADRAAEAVRRAEQQAKARLTAQRAEVADIAKRREQLLAALAKARSTTVELERQRREALEAIAAREAEEAARAAAAAAAAAAAEAAPERPAERSIWSAGGVEAAIAFARARIGLPYIWGGEGPEGYDCSGLTMMAWRHGGRQLPHFAADQYAESTPVGYRQLRPGDLVFWTHTGRAADIYHVALYIGDDQMIEAPRPGMAIKQASLWIMGRPDFYARP from the coding sequence ATGACACGCAGACTGCTGCCGACGCTCCTGCTGGCCCTCACCGGTGTCCTCGGCCTGCTGCCGGCGGCCGCCGCCGCACCCGACCTCGCACCCGAGACCGCCCCGGCGGCCGGCCTGCTCAGCCCGGCCGACGACCCGTACCCCTCCGAGGAGGAGATCGCCCGCTCGCGGGCCGAGGCCGACGCCCGGGCCACCGACAGCACCGCGATCGAGGCCCGGCTGACGGCGGCCCAGGCCGATCTGGAGCAGGCCGGCCGGGTGGCCGAGCAGGCCGTGGAGGCCTACAACGGCGCCCAGGCCCGGCTGGCCAAGGCCCGCACCGCCGCCACGGCCGCCGCCGCCAAGGCCAAGACCACCGAGGCCGAGCGGGCCGAGGCCGCCGACCGGGCCGCCGAGCTGGCCGCCGAGACCTACCGGCAGGGTGCCGGGCCCGAGCTCTCCGCGCTCAACGCCATGCTGGCCGCCGACGGCCCCCGCTCGCTCACCGAGCGGGCCGCCGCCGTCGGCATCGCGGGCGCCCGCACCCGCGACATCCTGGACGCCGCCACCGGCACCGCCGCGGCCGCCGCCAAGGCCGAGACCGAGGCCCGCGACAGCGTGACCGCGGCCGACCGGGCGGCCGAGGCCGTCCGCCGCGCCGAGCAGCAGGCCAAAGCTCGGCTGACGGCCCAGCGGGCGGAGGTGGCCGACATCGCCAAGCGACGCGAACAGCTGCTCGCCGCCCTGGCCAAGGCCCGCTCCACCACGGTCGAGCTGGAGCGGCAGCGGCGCGAGGCCCTGGAGGCGATCGCCGCCCGCGAGGCCGAGGAGGCGGCCAGGGCGGCCGCCGCCGCCGCAGCAGCAGCCGCCGCCGAGGCCGCGCCGGAGCGCCCGGCCGAGCGCTCGATCTGGTCGGCCGGCGGCGTCGAGGCCGCGATCGCCTTCGCCCGCGCCCGGATCGGTCTCCCGTACATCTGGGGCGGCGAGGGCCCCGAGGGCTACGACTGCTCCGGCCTGACCATGATGGCCTGGCGCCACGGCGGCAGGCAGCTCCCGCACTTCGCCGCCGACCAGTACGCCGAATCCACCCCCGTCGGCTACCGCCAACTCCGCCCCGGCGACCTGGTCTTCTGGACCCACACCGGCCGCGCCGCCGACATCTACCACGTGGCCCTCTACATCGGCGACGACCAGATGATCGAGGCTCCCCGCCCGGGCATGGCCATCAAGCAGGCCAGCCTCTGGATCATGGGCCGCCCCGACTTCTACGCCCGCCCGTAG